One part of the Rhizobium indicum genome encodes these proteins:
- a CDS encoding gluconate 2-dehydrogenase subunit 3 family protein: MDDEDVRTLKAVFDRLIPEDQFGPSASKVGCLDFLDAQLTGGYGEASTLYREGPEQPHEEQMLQKAQFIAIPRERYRAGLQALRAYILETDGASFADLPPSRQDEILAGMEQGTIKLGMALNTGAFFELMLTNVREGYFADPYYGGNKDMAGWKMIGFPGARYDYRAYTDRTGQKLNLVPVSLVPKN, translated from the coding sequence ATGGATGATGAGGACGTGAGGACCCTAAAGGCGGTATTCGATCGTCTGATTCCCGAAGATCAGTTTGGACCATCAGCATCGAAAGTTGGATGCCTTGATTTCCTCGACGCACAACTTACCGGCGGGTACGGGGAAGCCTCGACGCTCTATCGAGAAGGACCTGAGCAACCGCACGAAGAGCAAATGCTTCAGAAGGCCCAATTTATCGCCATACCGCGCGAGCGATACCGTGCCGGCCTCCAAGCGCTGCGAGCTTATATCTTAGAAACGGACGGCGCGTCCTTCGCCGACCTGCCGCCGAGCCGCCAGGATGAAATTCTAGCAGGTATGGAGCAGGGCACGATCAAATTGGGAATGGCCCTCAATACTGGGGCTTTTTTCGAACTTATGTTGACCAATGTCCGCGAGGGTTATTTCGCCGATCCGTACTATGGCGGGAACAAAGATATGGCGGGCTGGAAGATGATCGGCTTCCCCGGTGCTCGCTACGATTACAGAGCTTACACCGACCGGACAGGACAGAAGCTCAATCTGGTCCCCGTCAGTCTCGTTCCGAAGAACTGA